The Diadema setosum chromosome 4, eeDiaSeto1, whole genome shotgun sequence genome window below encodes:
- the LOC140226815 gene encoding ATP-dependent RNA helicase DDX55-like — protein MEGRWDELPVKLSESVSLSLRQLGFDRMTPVQAATIPLFMKNKDVAAEAVTGSGKTLAFVIPILEILQRREQPLKKREVGAIIITPTRELATQIDEVLQHFTDHAQNLTQLLLIGGSNPLADLVKLQEGANIIVATPGRLEDLLERKTTGVSLPAMVKSLEVLVLDEADRLLDMGFMTSINTILGYLPKQRRTGLFSATQTDEVEALIRAGLRNPVRITVKEKNASSTDVSRTPLTLSNYYVMSPSDEKFKLLVAFLRKYRHQKHMVFFSTCACVEYFSLALQSLVRNTTILSIHGKMKQRRNHIFGQFRELSSGILICTDVMARGVDIPEVHWVLQYDPPSSASAFVHRCGRTARIGNTGNALVFLRPTEDSYIEFLRINQKVNLQLYDQLDELEIVDVLPKLRKLATKDRALFEKGTRAFVSFIQSYAKHECSLIFRVKELDIAALARGFALLRLPRMPELKGKTFPDFTPTEVDYDSIPYKDKNREKQRKQRLELIQDGVISPHSGKKQRKGKTVAWSKNKEKKEKKKDRKQRKEASKKRKQQFDEADLNELADDVRLMKKLKKGKISKEDFESNFGKEDSQRPADAVRDDT, from the exons ATGGAGGGCAGATGGGACGAATTACCGGTGAAACTTAGTGAATCTGTGTCACTTAGTCTTCGACAGCTTGGGTTTGATCGAATGACCCCGGTTCAG GCTGCAACCATTCCGCTCTTCATGAAAAACAAGGATGTTGCTGCAGAGGCT GTAACTGGAAGTGGAAAGACTTTGGCTTTTGTCATCCCCATCCTGGAAATTCTGCAGAGGAGAGAGCAGCCACTGAAGAAAAGAGAA GTTGGAGCCATCATCATCACACCAACCAGGGAGCTTGCAACCCAGATAGATGAGGTCCTCCAGCACTTCACCGACCACGCCCAGAATCTGACCCAGCTCCTCCTCATTGGTGGGAGCAATCCACTGGCAGACCTAGTGAAATTACAAGAGGG AGCCAACATCATTGTTGCCACACCCGGGAGGTTGGAGGACCTCCTGGAGAGAAAGACAACAGGGGTCAGTTTGCCGGCCATGGTCAAGTCTCTGGAGGTGTTGGTCCTGGATGAGGCTGACCGGCTGCTGGACATGGGCTTCATGACGAG CATCAACACCATTCTGGGATACCTCCCAAAGCAGAGAAGGACCGGTCTCTTCTCCGCCACCCAGACTGATGAGGTGGAGGCTCTCATCAGGGCGGGGCTCCGGAACCCCGTCCGCATCACTGTCAAGGAGAAAAATGCCTCGTCAACA GATGTCTCAAGAACACCATTGACACTTAGTAACTACTATGTG ATGAGTCCCAGTGATGAGAAGTTCAAGCTTCTTGTGGCTTTTCTCAGAAAATACAGA CACCAGAAGCACATGGTGTTCTTCAGCACCTGTGCCTGTGTGGAGTACTTTTCGCTTGCCCTCCAGTCCTTGGTCCGGAATACAACCATCCTCTCCATCCACGGCAAGATGAAGCAGCGGCGAAATCACATCTTTGGCCAATTCAGGGAACTCTCCAG TGGAATTCTGATCTGCACAGATGTAATGGCAAGAGGAGTGGACATTCCTGAAGTTCACTGGGTCCTACAGTATGATCCACCAAGCAGCGCAAG TGCCTTTGTTCACCGATGTGGGAGGACAGCCAGGATAGGAAACACTGGCAATGCCCTGGTGTTCCTCAGGCCAACGGAAGACTCCTACATTGAATTCCTCAGGATAAATCAGAAG GTTAATCTCCAACTCTATGATCAACTTGATGAACTTGAAATTGTTGATGTGCTGCCCAAACTCAGGAAGCTTGCAACAAAGGACAG AGCCTTGTTTGAAAAGGGGACAAGGGCCTTTGTTTCCTTCATCCAGTCCTATGCCAAGCATGAATGCAGTCTCATCttcagggtcaaag AGCTGGACATTGCTGCCCTGGCCAGGGGCTTCGCACTCCTCCGCCTCCCTCGCATGCCTGAACTCAAGGGGAAGACTTTCCCTGACTTCACCCCAACAGAGGTGGACTATGACTCGATACCATACAA AGACAAGAACCGTGAGAAGCAGAGGAAGCAGAGACTGGAGCTGATTCAGGACGGGGTCATCTCACCCCACTCAGGGAAAAAACAGAGGAAG GGCAAGACAGTGGCCTGGTCAAAGAacaaggagaagaaagagaagaagaaagataggAAGCAGAGAAAAGAGGCGTCGAAGAAGAGGAAGCAGCAG tttgatGAAGCTGATCTGAACGAGCTTGCAGACGATGTTCGTCTCATGAAGAAGTTAAAGAAGGGAAAG ATCAGCAAGGAGGATTTCGAGAGCAACTTTGGCAAGGAGGATTCACAGAGGCCAGCTGATGCTGTTAGAGACGACACATGA